The Daucus carota subsp. sativus chromosome 7, DH1 v3.0, whole genome shotgun sequence genome window below encodes:
- the LOC108195185 gene encoding uncharacterized protein LOC108195185 yields the protein MKLKNKGKGKVHPSPSPPSNILAVLKFLPAAILVLVSVLSLEDREVLSFLITRSLKSATAVCEIAGKSKKNNTRVSPEIKHKTPAFDCDCFNCYTSYWYKWDSSANREIITQAIEAFDEHLNNDEQFKKNNRVKKKGKTGRRQLAGKSAVLPETSPVEKGAENMTGFESHFAVVGPEKPVEISSEKSPENEPEVVIRPNAEIAHKGLARKVLPDIMGLFNSRLWNLWSPNV from the coding sequence ATGAAACTCAAGAACAAAGGCAAGGGCAAAGTCCATCCATCTCCCTCCCCGCCGTCCAACATTCTCGCTGTTCTGAAGTTCTTACCGGCGGCCATTCTTGTTCTTGTTTCAGTCCTCTCTCTCGAAGACCGTGAAGTCTTGTCCTTTCTGATAACGAGGTCACTGAAATCAGCAACCGCCGTCTGCGAAATCGCCGGAAAAAGCAAGAAAAACAATACAAGGGTATCGCCGGAAATCAAGCATAAGACGCCGGCTTTTGATTGCGACTGTTTTAACTGTTATACCAGCTATTGGTACAAGTGGGACTCGTCAGCTAACCGTGAAATCATAACCCAGGCGATTGAAGCGTTCGATGAGCACTTGAACAATGACGAGCAGTTCAAGAAGAACAATCGGGTCAAGAAGAAGGGAAAAACGGGTCGTCGACAACTCGCCGGGAAATCCGCTGTTCTGCCTGAAACTTCTCCGGTGGAAAAAGGAGCTGAAAATATGACTGGGTTCGAGAGCCATTTTGCTGTTGTGGGCCCAGAGAAACCTGTGGAGATATCGTCGGAGAAGTCGCCGGAAAACGAGCCAGAAGTTGTTATCCGACCAAACGCAGAGATAGCCCATAAGGGTCTTGCAAGAAAGGTCTTGCCGGACATAATGGGGCTATTCAATTCTCGTTTGTGGAACCTTTGGAGTCCAAATGTGTAA